One Brassica oleracea var. oleracea cultivar TO1000 chromosome C7, BOL, whole genome shotgun sequence genomic window carries:
- the LOC106304512 gene encoding transcription repressor OFP7-like, with protein sequence MTKRFKLKITRILSFKSCRSKVPSDLPFDPVRSFPRPSPPPANPITTVPQRRRSTLRQHVFTTFGCGSSRRRSSAPLAVSRRNSPSLSPPQTPTFQWEREGIWHVVTQEDGGEYETPRRKIYDGDDRRRLVKKERYARRRGSTSSAEEYEEETERETLLPSSTNLSPESSSSGLPRVTRRRRNHPRKKNTSLVVEEKSESPSPPPSPARLSSFVQRLIPCTAASPVVMEGVAVVKRSEDPYEDFKGSMMEMVVEKNMFEVAELEQLLSCFLTLNAKRHHRAIVKAFSEVWVALFSGGNNSSRRSSVRLSDYDEC encoded by the coding sequence ATGACGAAACGTTTCAAATTAAAGATAACAAGAATCCTCTCCTTCAAGTCTTGCCGTTCAAAAGTTCCTTCCGATCTCCCTTTCGATCCTGTCCGTTCATTTCCCCGCCCATCTCCTCCACCGGCTAACCCCATAACCACCGTGCCACAGCGTCGTCGTTCTACTTTAAGACAACACGTGTTTACCACTTTTGGCTGCGGCTCAAGTCGGAGACGCTCTTCTGCACCGTTGGCTGTTTCCAGGAGGAACTCACCGTCTTTGTCGCCGCCGCAGACGCCGACGTTTCAGTGGGAACGCGAGGGAATATGGCACGTGGTTACTCAAGAAGATGGTGGAGAATACGAAACGCCTCGTCGGAAAATATACGACGGAGATGATCGCCGACGTTTAGTGAAGAAAGAGAGATACGCACGGCGGCGAGGGAGCACTTCCTCCGCCGAAGAATACGAAGAGGAGACGGAGAGAGAGACTCTCTTACCATCTTCCACAAACCTATCGCCGGAAAGTTCCTCTTCGGGATTGCCACGTGTTACCAGACGACGGAGAAACCATCCGAGGAAGAAAAACACGTCGTTGGTTGTTGAGGAGAAAAGCGAGTCGCCTTCTCCTCCACCATCTCCGGCAAGACTGTCGTCCTTCGTGCAGAGATTAATCCCGTGTACGGCGGCGTCGCCGGTTGTGATGGAAGGAGTGGCTGTGGTGAAGAGATCGGAGGATCCGTACGAAGACTTCAAGGGATCAATGATGGAGATGGTAGTAGAGAAGAACATGTTTGAAGTGGCTGAGCTTGAGCAACTTCTAAGCTGCTTCTTGACGCTAAACGCGAAACGCCACCACCGCGCGATTGTCAAAGCGTTTTCTGAGGTTTGGGTTGCTTTGTTCTCCGGTGGCAATAACAGCAGCCGAAGGTCCAGTGTTCGACTCTCTGATTATGATGAATGTTAG
- the LOC106301887 gene encoding scarecrow-like protein 15: MRVPASSNSNSGGKNLVVYDEPTSVLGLRRSPTPTTVEEKPLVSAASGGDNQFPSDDHAMRSMDWDSIMRELELDDDSTPNLKPNFPPPAHFAVVDPPLPVFPDQLNPAEYGYDSNSNNGGGGGFDIIEDLIRVVDCVDSDELQHAHVILSRLNQRLRSPAGRPLLRAAFYFKEALGSLLSGSNRNQNRLTSWTEIVERIRAIKEFSGISPIPLFSHFTANQAILDSLHQSSSPFAHIVDFEIGFGGQYASLMREIADKSSATGGFLRVTAVVPEESAVETRLVKENLVQFAADLKIRFQIDFVLMRTFEMLSFKAIRFVEGERTVVLISPVIFRRLNGISSFVNDLRRVSPNVVVFVDSEGWNGISGAGSFQREFVSGFEFYTMVLESLDAAAPSGDLVKKIIEGFVLRPKIAAAVEAAAVNKRQGGGEMTWREAFCAAGMRMVPLSQFVDFQAECLVEKAQVRGFHVAKRQGELVLCWHGRPLVATSAWRF; encoded by the coding sequence ATGAGAGTCCCAGCTTCATCGAACAGTAACTCAGGAGGAAAGAATCTTGTTGTCTATGACGAGCCCACTTCCGTGCTCGGCCTCCGTAGAAGCCCAACTCCCACAACGGTGGAAGAGAAGCCACTCGTCTCGGCCGCGAGTGGTGGTGATAATCAATTTCCGTCAGACGATCATGCGATGCGTTCCATGGATTGGGATTCAATCATGAGAGAGTTAGAATTAGATGACGATTCTACCCCTAACTTGAAACCAAATTTTCCTCCGCCTGCCCATTTCGCCGTCGTTGATCCACCGCTTCCTGTCTTTCCCGATCAGCTTAATCCGGCGGAGTACGGGTATGACAGCAACAGCAACAACGGAGGAGGAGGAGGATTTGATATCATTGAAGATCTCATCCGAGTTGTAGACTGTGTCGACTCGGACGAGTTGCAGCACGCTCATGTGATATTGTCACGGCTCAATCAACGGCTGAGATCTCCTGCGGGTAGGCCGCTTCTGAGAGCAGCGTTTTACTTCAAGGAGGCTCTCGGTTCGCTTCTATCCGGTTCGAACCGGAATCAAAACCGGTTAACTTCATGGACCGAGATCGTCGAGAGAATCCGAGCAATCAAAGAATTCTCCGGTATATCTCCGATACCTCTCTTCTCTCACTTCACGGCGAATCAAGCAATCCTCGACTCTCTCCACCAATCTTCCTCGCCGTTCGCTCACATCGTCGACTTCGAGATCGGATTCGGCGGTCAGTACGCGTCGCTCATGAGAGAGATCGCCGACAAATCATCAGCAACCGGCGGATTTCTGAGAGTCACGGCGGTTGTACCGGAGGAATCCGCCGTGGAGACGCGTCTCGTCAAAGAGAATCTCGTTCAGTTCGCCGCCGATTTGAAAATCCGATTTCAGATTGATTTCGTTCTGATGCGAACGTTCGAGATGTTATCATTCAAAGCGATAAGATTCGTAGAAGGAGAAAGAACCGTCGTGTTGATTTCTCCGGTAATATTCCGCCGTTTAAACGGAATCTCCAGTTTCGTTAACGACTTACGGCGAGTTTCACCGAACGTCGTCGTTTTCGTCGACAGCGAAGGATGGAACGGAATATCCGGAGCTGGATCGTTTCAAAGAGAGTTTGTTAGTGGGTTCGAGTTCTACACGATGGTGTTGGAATCTCTCGACGCAGCCGCTCCGAGCGGAGATTTGGTGAAGAAGATCATAGAAGGGTTTGTGCTGCGGCCTAAAATCGCGGCGGCGGTTGAAGCGGCAGCGGTTAACAAGAGACAAGGTGGTGGAGAGATGACGTGGCGGGAGGCGTTTTGTGCGGCGGGGATGAGGATGGTTCCGTTAAGCCAGTTTGTTGATTTTCAAGCTGAGTGTTTAGTGGAGAAAGCGCAAGTCAGAGGGTTCCACGTGGCGAAACGACAGGGAGAGTTAGTGCTTTGTTGGCACGGGAGGCCTTTGGTCGCCACGTCAGCTTGGCGGTTTTAA
- the LOC106303608 gene encoding splicing factor 3B subunit 4-like: protein MTTRIAPGVGANLLGQHSAERNQEATVYVGGLEPQLSEELLWELFVQAGPLVNVYVPKDRVTGLHLGYGFIEFRSEEDADYAIKVLNMIKIHGKPIRVNKASQDKKSLDFGANLFIGNLDPDVDEKILYDTFSAFGGIASNPKIMRDPDTGNSRGFGFISYDSFDASDAAIESMTGQYLCNRQITVSYAYKKDTKGERHGTPAERLLAATNPIAQKSRPHTLFASGPPTAPQANGIARPFANGGMQPVPIPGPRPTPPPPPPQVYQTQPQSWQSQPHQQQHGLAVPPPMQMQYRPPQGMPPPPPPQFLHHQQGFGGPRPQPPPQAMGMHQHGWPPQHMQQGGPPPPQQPMHYHHPMSIPPPPPHQG, encoded by the exons ATGACGACTCGAATAGCTCCCGGAGTCGGAGCTAATCTTCTGGGCCAACACTCCGCCGAGAGGAACCAAGAAGCCACTGTTTACGTCGGTGGTCTCGAACCCCAG CTTTCTGAAGAATTGCTTTGGGAACTGTTCGTACAAGCCGGCCCACTTG TGAACGTCTACGTCCCGAAAGATAGGGTGACAGGTCTTCACCTAGGATATGGATTCATTGAGTTCCGTAGCGAGGAAGATGCTGACTAT GCAATTAAGGTTCTTAACATGATTAAGATCCATGGGAAGCCTATACGTGTTAACAAG GCGTCTCAAGATAAGAAGAGCTTGGACTTTGGTGCTAACCTTTTCATTGGAAACCTTGACCCT GATGTGGATGAAAAGATTTTGTATGACACTTTCAGCGCATTTGGTGGGATCGCTTCTAATCCTAAG ATAATGCGAGATCCTGATACCGGGAACTCACGTGGTTTCGGTTTCATTAGCTATGACTCCTTTGATGCATCTGATGCTGCTATTGAG TCTATGACCGGACAGTATCTGTGTAATCGTCAGATAACAGTCTCTTACGCATACAAGAAAGACACCAAAGGAGAGCGCCACGGTACTCCAGCAG AGAGGCTTTTGGCTGCCACAAATCCAATTGCCCAGAAAAGCAGACCTCATACTCTATTCGCAAGCGGCCCACCAACTGCTCCTCAAGCTAATGGTATTGCACGTCCGTTTGCCAATGGCGGCATGCAACCTGTTCCGATCCCAGGTCCTCGTCCAACACCTCCACCACCACCTCCACAAGTCTACCAAACTCAGCCACAATCTTGGCAATCTCAGCCGCATCAACAACAACACGGCTTAGCTGTTCCACCGCCCATGCAGATGCAGTATCGTCCTCCTCAAGGAATGCCGCCGCCACCACCTCCCCAGTTTCTTCATCACCAACAAGGTTTCGGCGGTCCAAGGCCACAACCACCACCTCAAGCCATGGGAATGCACCAACATGGGTGGCCCCCGCAACACATGCAGCAAGGTGGACCACCACCGCCACAACAACCTATGCACTACCATCATCCCATGTCTATTCCACCACCACCACCACACCAAGGCTGA